CCGATCTTTCGGGTAAACCACTGGCCCTCTCATGGACCATTTCGACCAAGGACGCTGACAAGATACTAATGGAAAGACTAGTCGAGAAAAGGTGCTCATCAACATGTAACGCACATCATTACAAACAATATACTAATTAAATTCCCGGATCAAACTAGAGATTACCAAGGAATAATGCATAGCAATGAGAATCGGGGAGTTAAGTTCGCTGTCCTATTTTTCCAATAAACGACCGGCCCTCTCTtgaaccttttcttttaaacaaaTTACCCCAACCTTGAACTGCTCTACTGCTCCTATACATGCATGTCTCCTCCAGCCCCATCTGCATTTGTTAAAGATTTCTTGACACTTCATATTCTCTGCACTTAGTAACACACTTAAATTGATTGGCCATTAAATAAGTAGAAATTGGAACACCCAAACGAAGCgatcatttcaatttcattgcTCTACTTCGCATCATTTacttacatttatttttcatattagattagaaaataattaaaatgaaattttaattaattaattggacaTCATTAAggtaacacacacacacacacacacacacacatacatacatacatacatacatacatacatacatatatataaggTAGATTTGGGCCAAATCTGCATCCATGTGGCtagaaacaaacaaaagaatgttGGACAGACCAAATTGCCCAAAGTAACGTGTCCCTTTCCTCAATCAAAGCAAAGACCGCCAAAATCATATGATGAACCCCACCATTTATCATTTTTCGTAACAAGTCTCATTAAGAAAATCTCTTATGAGGAAAAAGGATATTTAATGacgtgaaaaaagaaattcaatgaCAAAGTCACGCCAAGGCTATGACCCAATAACAAAAGATCACGCGCCGAACACTTGGCAcgatcatcttcttcatcatatCAATTCACTTTACAAACGCGCCCGCGTCCATTTCATGTTCTCCTCTTTCAGTTCCATTCCTATTCGACCACGCCTCATGGGGCCGCCAAACCATGTCCCTTCCGGTGCCAGCCCTGGGCTACCGCGTTACCACGTAAGGAAGAATTTGTGATCTGTGTTATTGTCGCCGCCACCACTGGAGCATTGCAACACAAGCTGCGGCAAAAACCGTCAGTATGCTGCTCAACTCGACTCTGGCATTTAACAGACGAATCATGACAAAGTACTCGAGCAAACGGCTCAGCCGACACACGGATTCATGAGATCCAAACCGAAAGGTGCATGACCAATTCATCTGATTTCCAAGTGCGAGTCGTGGCCAGCCATTTAGGGTGTGGGTGTAGCCCCACCCTATAAGATGCGATGTGTGTCATTTGAAAGATATATGCTCCAAACTTTTAACTGTTTATGATGATAGATGTAGATACAAAAATCTTACCCATGAGTAACTGCAACGTACATTAATTTACGTAATGATGAGTTTAAGAAGCGTCGGTTGATGGAAAGATCTCGAATGACTCCTTAAATAGTGGGTCTCCCATTCTTTGCCATGCATGTGTCAAGCCAAGAACGGCTCCCAAATATGGTCCCATCGGCAAGAATCCTTCTCGTGCTAGTGGCCATTATGGCTCTCCATCAAGTTAACGCTGCTGGCATATTTGCTGGCATATTTGATGTCTTCAGAGTTTATGTACAAATCACCAACAAATTACCAGGAAGAGTGACGCTCAGAGTCCATTGCCAATCTAAGGACGACGATCTAGGGTTCCACAACATCGCTCCCAATAAGTATTGGGGCTTTAAATTCTTCCCGAAGATTTACGGTACACTCTTCTTTTGCAGCGTGAAGTGGCCGGGTCATTTCCACTATTTTAATGCATACGATGACTCGCTCATCGAGCACGGTTTAGGTCGTTGGACAATAAAACCGGAGGGTCCATGTGTGCACAGCCATCTACCAGATGTGCTTTACACTGATTGCAGGAAGTGGAACTCCTGATGACCAACGGTATCAGTATAAAAATCTCTACGATTTAACCATAGCCCCATAACCCGGTGGCATTTTATAAAACGTTTAATATTTGGGTGGAGTCCCTCCCTTTAAAGTAACAAGGGTGGGCGTTCTGTATTTACCACAAGCGCTCCTGcatatggcaaaaaaaaatagttcttcTGCgtaatcaatttagttttaagaGTCTTGTATATGTCTAAGACTTCTTTTCCTATTCTCCACAAGGATTAGACTACATACATAGATTTAGGTACTTCATAGAAATCCTTTACCTTAAACGATAGCGAACTCTCTATGTGAATCTCATCTCTCCGAAGTTTATAAGGAACTGTGTGGGACAAGGGTTGCCTTTCTTCGTTGCCGCCCCTCTTTTGGCATTTTCAGCATGTCCCCTGAACTCGTTAAGGTCCGCTACATAGACAGGTATCTGGAGAAGATTTGATTAGGACAGACAACTTGTGGCAAACAGTTCTCGTCTTCACACTGTTGTCACagacgactctctctctctctcttaaaaaagaaaagaaaaggaaaggccTTTTAATGTCGGCATCCCTACGATTGCATGGTGCGTCGAGCAACAATGCGCATGTATGCAATGCAAAATGCTATGATAGACATGCTGTGACTTGAAGTGCACGAACAAGGCCTTCCAAGTCGATGATTCAATTCATGTAAAGTACTTAACAACATCAGCATTACACCAAATTTAAATATTCCGGACCACCCACTTCTGTTGAGATCTGTCCACCCAGGGAGCACCTTCTTTACAACTTCAAGCTTGCCATACTTTGAAGCAAATTTCCTAAGGGGATCTCATGCAATGGGTAACATCTTCCACAGAACCAAATCGATGACCTCAAATTGTCTCGGGCGGACTTTTTGGTTGAACGACCTCACTATTCGATTCTAGTAACGTTAACCATTGAACAAAACTTTCAGCGTCTTTTCGTCGATCAAGTTATCTATTCAGCCCTCTGCTAGATTCACTTTACTTCTGTCAGCTTTGTTTTTGATGCTGCTCTTAATGATGATCCTTCTAGCTTTCTCGGGTCTTGGCTCAAGccaacttctttttgtttttttttatacacGTCAGCAACGTCAGCAACGTCAGCCATTGGTGGGGAAGTTTTTGGGCATTTTCATCCCCTAGGATCACGCAATTACAGTTCTTCACGTCAACACCAGCCATCCCACGTTAGACAACCAGCGTTCATGTCAGCAAATTCCGATCAAATTTAGCCGGATGGATTCAATTTGCAAAATGTggaaatgtttaggatttaattaagCATATCTTAGATTCTGAAGCTGGGCTTTAAAGATGTCCTACACCACCGGCAACAAAAACTTGTGTAAATGGAAAACTACCTGCTCTTGAACTTCGTGGTCGGTCCATAAGAATAGGTTGATCGTGAGCCGTCGTTCTGAGTACGCTGCCACCTCAAGCCAGCCCTCAAcaccccctccctccctcaaaATATAAACCTGCTTGCAAATCCCAAAAATGActaaatacaaaagaaaaagcttccTTATTGACTAGCAGTAGGACAGCTTCCATAACCATCAAAGACTAAGTTCAAATGGAAGTCTCGTATGCCATCAATGATTCATTGGGAAGCTACTCGTGCCCATCTCGGTAGGTAGTCACCGTCTTCGACAGCATCCATTTTACGTTTACATTAGCTGTCTGCCTCATCGGCGCTGTTCATTTGCAGCCGATGAGGCGACGAATTTGAACGGGGATTTTGAATTTCGCAAGCACCCCATCGACAATCAACTTAAGTGTTAACAATCAATTTCTGTAACATTAAGGTGAGGCTAAATCTACCACCTTAGTACTTAATAGCCAAAGCTTTTTATAGAGTTGGACAAGTTTGCCCGTGAAATGAGTAATCATAGGAATAAAATTTGCCGATGTAAACCCCACAACCAACTTCTGTAGAAatactctctccctctccaaatGCCACAATGACGATCTCTCTCACATATTTCCactttcctctctcctcttaGAGCCAAGCTCCATCGACAATGTCGCAACCCTCCCTAAAAATTCTTGTCTGGAGAGGGAGCTGGTCTAACGGTTTGTGGAATAGGAACGGGCGGTCCCTATATTTGAGGTGCTTGCTTTTGTTCAGTGTGGGTTGTCCTAACCCGTAACCCATTGCGACATTTGAGAGatcaattaaataatgaaaattttctatctAATTATAGTCACCAATAATCTATCTTATGTCAGTCTCACTTCCCATAAACTAGAGATTCTAAGGTTGGAGACTTTGTTTTACTAATTTTCTCATTAACGCCATTTCAGTACCGCTTCTCAATCTTTTGCGAATGAGTTTCATTCGATATTCACACATTTTATTATCCTACGCCACTAAATAATGTCCATACATGGGTGTGCAATTGATTTAGTCAACGATCCAAATCAATGTGACAAAGGAAAAGTGCAAGAAAGTAAACCCAATATAATGTCAAGTAAAGGAtatacatggccttgttattgAGTCCTGGGACATGATCCCTGTGaactaattttgaaatttagtcTATGTCTAATCCTAAACTAGAAAGACCTACTCACTAAGACTCTActtgatttgcagaaaaatgaatgatttggaaagaaaaaattctaaaaatgattgtttgcattgcttacaaaaatgaatgaacaaaaaataatttcatcatacgtgaaaatatttagagatAAGCTAATGTcaataatgagaatatttttcattaactaataatttaaaaaaaaatctaaatcatTCATCCTCCAAGAAACAAATTGTGTCTAGAGCTCCTTTTGTTTCcatttaaaacattttccttattttccaaaatttggatGGCTTAGAAAAATTTGtgaacggaaaatgttttccaagtcAACAAAAAACCTATGCTTAACCCGAGAAAATGATTCTCTCTTTACAAaatgggaaatcattttccaaaatatgacaaaattacAGCGCTTGAACTAAAAACTCTACTCTTAGGTATGGAAACCCTAACACTTATCCTTGGGTCCCTAGCATCTAGGACCAAGTTCACAGCACTTGGACTCAGGTCTATCAAGCCAAGCCCATGTTCCGATGCCAATGCCTTGGTCCTTGGTGTCAATGCATGGGTTTAACGTAGGGGTGTCGAaaaacccaacccgacccgaacATGACCCAAACACAAATCAAACACGAAACAAGTTGACTTCATGTTTTGGGTCTTTAAATTGTTCAGGTAGTTGTtatgaaacaagaaaacaattagGGTCGAAACATTGTTCAGCCCTAAACATATTATTGGCTTCATGTGTTTGAAAGAAACATGGTCTCCTCTCACAGAGCAAGTTATGAAACAAGAACCAACAAGACAGTAACGATGAACCTATGAGTGAAAAACGAGGTCTTGACTACAATGGGAAAGTAAAAATTCAAGGGGACGATCTTGCGAACCCTCTTGCGTCGGATGGCCTTGATCTCGTAAAGGCCCTCATCCAACTTCAGCCGCTCGACTCCCTCCTCGTCGCCTCGGCCTCGGCGTCGTCCTTGTCCTCATCGGCTTCCTCTGCTTCCTTGACTTCCTCCGCCACCTCCTTCTCCTCGAGAGGATACCCTCCTTGTGCCACCTTTGCCCATAGACACACACCGAGTGGGAGTCAATGCCAAGCGAAACCCACatcacaaaaatcaaaaatatagATAATCGAAGCCGCCGGAGCTTACCGTCGCTACCGTTGGCGACGTGGGTCGTCGTGGGGTTGTCTCAAGAAGACCTTCACTTGACACTACCACACTCTTTTTCTTACCTTCACCCTTCACCCTTCACCTTCATCCTCCCCCGCCTCTTTGTCTCTCTCGACTCTCTCCCCCGTGGACTGAACAATTGATGGAATTTTGAAGTCCTGTCTTTTTGGGGGGGGAAGAGGCTAGACTCTCTCCACCCTTGTTTAACAAGGCTGGGCTTGAGGCCCTCATGCCATTGCCCGCGCTTGTGCCCAATGCCTCAACTATCACGCCCCAAACCTTGAGCGCGTGCACATCCCTCGATAGTCAATAAAATTTGTGACGACCCAAGACGCGTCgttgacccatttattttattacacatgcagaagcatataATAAAACAATCCCCGGACAACACAAATAAGGGATAgaaaaagcaggacaacaaatttcacaaaacacttttataaacaaccaaGGTTCGCCCACAAAGTTATATACACAAAACTCGAAGTCTCAAAAAAGACTATCTAACCAACCGTACCCCGGACCCTTCAACTTGGGATTCGGGTCTATCACAACACTGTCAAGGATATCGAGGTCTAGCAGGTCAACTATCTCCTCTACTGTAGGCTCCTTAACCTCGGGTCCACGATCCGTCTTGATATTGGTGTCATGCACGAGGTCGAGCTGAAAATACTCGTCATCGATAGCAGGTCCATCAAAGCCATCCAAGGGGCCCTCTCAGATACCGTTGGGCCCGCAACGAAACCACACCTTGAATCGATAAGGTACCAACTGAGGGAGGCCCTCATCAACCTAGATAGTAGTAACCACAAGCTCACGGGTCCAGTCAAGGTTCCCGTGGACTAGGAAGACGGTATGGTGCATCTCTGCCTATAACGAGCTGTGACGTCCCAGGGCATCACGTACTAAGCACAAGTGGAATTATAGTTATTATTGTTATGGATAACCCATAGCGTTTACCATTGAaagttagcatgtataacatggattatttaaattcctaaatttatattttaaggtTATCCTACAATGCACATAGACAAGATCATAAAAGGcttcctttccttttatcaTCATCGGGGCATACAAAATTATCGACCTGGACTCATTCCATGTTCTTCGcctatatatttacatcatatacaaaacaaaagtaaggcACAACAAAAGccaaggatatgggtgaggttATCTACTCCACGAGTTCTCACACTAGCCCgcatctaacaaaaaacaaaagtcagTTAGCCTCTACACGATCCAAGGCGTCTAGGCGCCGTCCATCCCCACTCCAGGTCCTCCTGCTCCAAAGGGTAAAGGTTCGAACATCTCCCCTTCATGGTTGATAAACCATGCAACGAACGTCATCGGTAATAACTCAGCTCTACCGTTATCTAGCCATAAAGTCACCTCATATTTGGAGAAAATCATGTCAATGTCGGGATCACACATgtcatgaagagaaacatcaagacgCACTACCGCCCCGTATCAGCTACCGGCGGTACGTCCATGCTATCAATCtgaaaatgtaaggtatgagcaaataaccttgcccagtaaagaatgataaaactctaacttaaacaatccatAGCCATCAAAGTCACAAGtgaatcatcaaacaatttaggatacTAAGAGAATATATCACAAGCATAAACAATACTATTACTTCATGTAAGAAATCACCTTATATGCATCCACTTCTATACTTACCCttcacaaactcaatctcaCATCAAAATATAATGCAACAATAATTGATGAACTCACTCGccaaataattatatttagtgtgcatAAAATCCACCCTCGAATCAGTCACAACCGGGACTCTACCGACCTGATCGAGTCACTTCCGGAAAGTACGTTATCCAgacttccacaatacctctaattgtgggcatctcactccgaggcatcccggcatcacacaaccgaggtcctccttgatcacacacaagggcatctcactccgaggcatctcagtatcacacaaccgaggcatccttgatcacacacaagggcatctcactccaaggcatctcagtatctctctaccgaggcatccaagaccacTCATCAAGGGCATCCCAAACTTCCGGGGGCATCACCGGTATCTCGGTACCGATGGGTTCATTCATCTTAAGCACACGTTTCACACTaccacacctttgattaatgcatttatcgtatgcaaaagaaaagactccAAAGTATCTAActaactctcatgaacctagcacacgtgcgtgtccaaattataagataaaacccattacgtcatgtcccattccatggcgaacagatatttatcccataatcaagcactatgcaccgcactcattgcacacacatgattctatatgcacttatatctCAAATGATATATGAGACTTACTCTTATATGACTAACATCTATTATGAGGTTCATTAGGCTCTATGTACATCATGAAGACCTAATATAAAAGACACTTCATCTAATATATGTTCTCGGGTCTAGACAGTTTACTAACTAAATGTACAGTTTCGGTTTCCGATACAGAAGGTATATTAATTCTTGtcaaaatattaccaaattttagtatgttatatttaagacatagTCTAAAAATTCCCGTGCAGAAACTTAAGTCTGATTCTCACTGTTTTAAGAGTAACAATCGCCATAATCTTTACTAGTACCCTGTACCGACGTCCAGATTTCgtatttacaaagaaaattgtttcactaaccaaatcttatctatttaacataaaattttgacacgtcATTCCTTAAGATGTGTTCTACAATTTTAATTAAGGATTCGAAGTCCAAATCTAACTaggtaaatacagaaaattcgtaTAATCAGTAAAGGTCAAACTGTTTCTCACAAGAACAGTTTACTGGTTTTACTAAGTACACTTTTGTCTCTATGTTTTTATAGTCATATGGTTATAGCTACGTGTATAACTTGATCTTATAGATGTTATATCATGTAGAatagtttctttcttatttctattaacatacataaagaaaactaaacacaaacagaagactccataactattttcacttagaacagaatagatacacaaattttctcacttcTAACTCAACGAAACAACTGGTCTATCCACAAATCTCTTCTACAATACTCCAATGCTTACTCACAGAAACTCAAAGCAACTTCAGCATATCTTTCTCTAACAAATGATCAGTTCCACAGCTCGGCTTGAAGTATAAACGCATCTGTGAGTTCACTCATCACAGCATACACCGTATCCATCCACtcggcatccatttcatcacttCGCTCAACAAAACAGCATACTCACACAAGGATTTCGAAACATGCAGTCCTCAAAAACAACATGCAATGGCTTCTAACTCTAATCTAACACTTTCTCAGCTTAGATCAATCACAAAACAGCAACTACAAACTATATCCATCACTGTTTGGTTAGATCCTCAAGCTCCCTTGATGAAACAATggataaatttcaatttagagttagatctttccttaccttgcttcagctactaaacaacacagagatgcttcaagatcaacactCAAAATCAGCATGTAGGAGAAATTGctggtttgcttctggtttTTCGCTGCTCAgccgagagaaaaagaaagaagaagatgaagatgggttgttcggttttatatggagagagagagtgtgtgtacAAAGCTTAAGGGGGAAATATAGGTCTACAAACTAATCCCTAGGCTAGTGTAATGATGAGATCTTCTAATGATTATGCTTCCTTGGAGTTGATGGTTTTGGTTTCTAGAGAAGAGAAAACCGTGGGTGTCGCATGCATGGAGAAAACGAGAGAGAATGATGCCGTGGCTTTCATGCATGAAGATTTTCGCCATCTGTCAATCGTCACCAATTAACAGTTTATCGATATCATTCGTTAGTTCATTAGCttctaatattttcatctaagtgccttttgtttctacttaatcccaattatacaaagtcataacatatatataacatatcgaCTAGTCAATGTTAGTTTATAAggaattcatcacaaaaaagAATGCTAAAGTTATAAGTAATTTACTAATCAAATCACCTTAACTATAATCTATTAATCTtaactgaaaataaaatcactcgGGCCTAATTATCCATTCCTGGCCCAACAGGCTCAATCTACAACAATCCGGCCCACTAAACTAAATctacaaatctaataattccgaaccttggcccgcttcaagccaagtccaagcccataatCACTCATTAGGTGTCTTAAGTCCAATTCGTGTGGCCCACTCATTTCTCAAGCCCACACATTCCTCACGATCCATCGGGTTCATTTTCCGGCCCATTCTACATAAATCTAAGTTTCTAATGATCTAATTATGCTAATGACGGtcaatgaaatttgggatgtcacactgCCTCCTGCGGCCCCTCAAAACGGACATGGAGCGCCTCcgtctaaggacctgaaaagataAAACCCATGATAGggtgagataatgtcttagtGAGTTCACGCcttaaaccccaattaggaaggaaatatgcctagaGGTAGTCTAACCACACATCATAAAAGGCTCACCTTGCCTTAGTTCCTTCCCACACGTCAATACAATTCATATAACAGATATATACAATAATCACACTCAACAATTGGAATGCCTCACTTcacatctcaatcaatcacaggggtccccgattataaggccaaatcgttatgacatgttccattttccgtgccacacaattttgccccataatcaagcacgtcaatttcaatcattcatgcatccTAATTGATTACGACCCAACAGCCATGGCAAACTCAACAGTCAAGGGTTATCTGGCATAGCCGGgcgttgtctcaccccattgagcacgcaATGTTTATATCTAGACAGCATTCCCGAATGAACATCAGTCCGACCTCTACCGCAATCCGGCATCCGTTGTCaagggcattccatataggagcaacATCCCGTGTAAACGCGTCAGGACGGGTTTACTACCCCGCATAAACATGTCAGGGTACTAGGTGTTCACACTCACATCCATCCTCGCCAAGAACATTGTGCTGTGCACTAAAATgcatcaattaaaataatgtgcttggcatattttctt
This region of Eucalyptus grandis isolate ANBG69807.140 chromosome 8, ASM1654582v1, whole genome shotgun sequence genomic DNA includes:
- the LOC120287210 gene encoding S-protein homolog 4-like, which gives rise to MVPSARILLVLVAIMALHQVNAAGIFAGIFDVFRVYVQITNKLPGRVTLRVHCQSKDDDLGFHNIAPNKYWGFKFFPKIYGTLFFCSVKWPGHFHYFNAYDDSLIEHGLGRWTIKPEGPCVHSHLPDVLYTDCRKWNS